One part of the Astatotilapia calliptera chromosome 9, fAstCal1.2, whole genome shotgun sequence genome encodes these proteins:
- the en2a gene encoding homeobox protein engrailed-2a, translating into MEENDHGNRDVVERQESADESNRAILPLLQAPENLQIPHRVTNFFIDNILRPDFGRKKDGGANREESSLASRESHNSPTAPQTEPVGSTVPAEGTSTPHTVTGTKKPAIAAEEPLKPRGENGDQCLSSDSDSSQASSNPSMSQPMLWPAWVYCTRYSDRPSSGPRSRKPKKKTTSKEDKRPRTAFTAEQLQRLKSEFQTNRYLTEQRRQNLAQELGLNESQIKIWFQNKRAKIKKASGAKNSLALHLMAQGLYNHSTVTSKDEKSDSD; encoded by the exons ATGGAAGAAAATGATCACGGCAACAGAGATGTGGTGGAGCGGCAGGAGTCGGCGGACGAATCAAACAGAGCCATCCTTCCCCTCTTACAGGCGCCGGAGAACCTGCAGATCCCTCACCGGGTCACCAATTTTTTCATCGACAACATCCTGCGGCCGGATTTCGGACGGAAAAAGGACGGTGGCGCAAACCGCGAAGAGAGTAGCCTTGCGTCGCGGGAGAGCCACAACAGCCCAACCGCCCCTCAGACCGAACCGGTGGGGAGCACTGTGCCAGCAGAAGGGACCTCCACTCCACACACGGTTACCGGGACCAAGAAGCCTGCTATAGCCGCCGAGGAGCCCCTGAAACCCCGCGGGGAGAATGGAGACCAGTGCCTAAGCTCAGACTCAGACAGTTCCCAAGCCAGCTCAAACCCATCCATGTCTCAGCCCATGCTGTGGCCAGCCTGGGTCTACTGCACCAGATACTCGGATAGGCCTTCTTCAG GGCCAAGATCTCGGAAACCAAAGAAGAAAACGACCAGCAAAGAGGACAAGCGACCACGGACGGCCTTCACAGCAGAACAGCTGCAAAGACTCAAATCGGAGTTTCAGACAAATCGGTATCTGACGGAGCAGAGGCGACAGAACCTGGCGCAGGAACTGGGCCTGAACGAATCCCAGATCAAGATCTGGTTTCAGAACAAGAGGGCCAAAATCAAGAAGGCTAGCGGCGCTAAAAACTCTCTGGCCTTGCACCTGATGGCACAGGGACTGTACAATCACTCCACCGTCACGTCGAAAGACGAAAAATCAGACAGCGATTGA